In Phaseolus vulgaris cultivar G19833 unplaced genomic scaffold, P. vulgaris v2.0 scaffold_124, whole genome shotgun sequence, the following are encoded in one genomic region:
- the LOC137817542 gene encoding uncharacterized protein has translation MEDPEAHLTTFHTEMMLVGGSDAVRCKIFISTLTGMAMDWFISLPEGHITSFAQLSRLFREQYLANSAPAPVSYDLFDVKQYQGETLKEYISRFGAQVVKVGTIDEPMIVYAFRKGVCPGSFSKSLNHSRPKSFAEVRRRAVEHIASEGESSEKCTTATPTRPRAQMRAQAARVHEATTERKNQDRRRTYETRRAQPRGRSKGRREGNRPLRHNFVVELKDLIVVPNIADRLRPPVKSDKVLGPHKESWCEFHEAFGHHINNCLALGYQLDELVKNGFLKDYLAGPAATPVALTPEEGQAHPNTLEDHLIKVEEGDPVVGPFVPAHRLP, from the coding sequence atggaggatcctgaggcacacctcactacgttccacaccgagatgatgctggtaggcggttctgatgccgtaAGATGCAAGATCTTTATTAGCACCTTGAccgggatggccatggactggttcatcagcctcccagagggtcacatcacgtctttcgcaCAGCTTTCGCGgctattcagagagcagtatttGGCTAACAGTGCCCCAGCCCCAGTCTCATACGACCTTttcgacgtgaagcaatatcaaggggagaccttgaaagagtacataagccgctttggggcgcaggtggtgaaAGTGGGTACCATAGACgaacccatgatcgtgtacgcattcaggaagGGGGTGTGTCCTGGATCTTTCAGCAAATCACTCAATCACAGCCGCCCCAAAAGTTTTGCTGAAGTaaggcgtcgggcggtagaacacaTTGCCTCTGAGGGTGAGTCAagcgagaagtgcacgactgCTACGCCCACACGCCCAAGGGCGCAGATGCGCGCACAGGCTGCTAGAGTCCACGAAGCCACTACAGAAAGGAAGAATCAAGATAGAAGGCGCACCTACGAGACAAGGAGAGCCCAACCTAGGGGTCGATCAAAGGGAAGGAGAGAGGGCAATAGACCCctaaggcacaactttgtggtggagcttaaagacctcatcgttgtgcccaacatagctgataGGTTGAGGCCGCCGGTGAAGTCTGACAAGGTactgggacctcacaaggaatcatggtgcgaatttcacgaagcATTCGgacaccatattaacaactgcttagcgctgggctatcagttggatgagctcgtgaagaatggatttttgaaagattatctcGCTGGGCCCGCTGCGACCCCAGTCGCGTTGACGCCAGAAGAAGGGCAAGCGCACCCCAATACGCTTGAAGACCACTTGataaaagtagaagaaggggaccccgttgttggcccgttcgtccccGCACAcaggctcccctag